From a region of the Lentilactobacillus curieae genome:
- a CDS encoding ribonuclease J — protein MNSKIKVIPLGGVRENGKNMYAVNINDGIYILDCGLKYPENELLGIDVVIPDFSYLEENRDKIVGVFLTHGHADAIGALPYFLSEFNVPVFGSKMTIELAKISVADADEVTDFDDFHVVSDRSEIDFEDVRITFFRTTHSIPGSLGIAVHTDAGSIVYTGDFKFDQTASHLYHTDYSQLTKLGDQGVLALLSDSSNAENPTPSASENQISDYINGVFNDHQGRIIVASVASNIIRMQQVFNAAAKTGRKVFLSGQDLDKIVKTALKLSMLKLPDQELLIENAKDLEKLEPNQIVIIQTGKMGEPIKALQRMANGEQKDINIESGDLVFITTTPSTAMETTVAKTRDMIYRADAEVKMIADEMNSSGDASQNDLQLLINILKPKFFIPVQGEYRLLASHAGLAKQLGYNDSNIVIPNKGDVISIDDDEIWISAGLDLADTMIDGSGIGDIGNIVLRDRKVLSEDGIFVAVVTIDRKKKRVISAPKLTSRGFVYVKANKDLMNEASEIIEKTVKNNLEHKEFDWSNLKQDVRESLSDYLYQQTKRHPVILPVIMEVNQHHKRTNKKHSKNNKAEELAKAEKKANNNK, from the coding sequence ATGAACAGTAAGATTAAGGTCATACCACTTGGTGGTGTGCGAGAAAACGGTAAGAATATGTATGCCGTAAATATTAACGATGGTATTTACATTTTAGATTGTGGGTTAAAGTACCCTGAAAACGAACTTCTAGGAATTGACGTAGTTATCCCCGATTTTTCATATTTGGAAGAAAATCGCGATAAAATTGTGGGGGTATTTTTAACTCACGGTCATGCTGATGCAATTGGCGCTTTACCATACTTTTTGAGTGAGTTTAATGTTCCCGTATTTGGTTCAAAGATGACTATCGAATTAGCAAAAATCAGTGTCGCTGACGCTGATGAGGTTACCGATTTCGATGATTTTCATGTCGTAAGTGACCGGAGTGAAATCGATTTTGAAGATGTCCGGATTACTTTCTTTAGAACAACTCACTCAATTCCAGGATCTTTGGGAATTGCAGTACACACTGATGCCGGATCAATTGTCTACACTGGTGATTTTAAGTTTGACCAAACCGCATCACATTTGTACCACACTGATTATTCGCAACTAACTAAGTTAGGTGATCAAGGGGTACTAGCGCTGTTGAGCGATTCTAGCAACGCTGAGAATCCAACGCCATCTGCATCCGAAAATCAGATTAGTGACTACATTAATGGTGTCTTTAATGACCATCAAGGTCGAATCATTGTTGCTAGTGTGGCTTCAAACATTATCAGAATGCAACAAGTTTTCAATGCAGCAGCTAAAACTGGCCGCAAAGTATTTTTGAGTGGCCAAGACTTAGATAAAATCGTTAAAACTGCCCTTAAACTTTCAATGTTGAAATTGCCAGATCAAGAATTATTGATTGAAAACGCAAAGGACCTTGAGAAACTTGAACCAAATCAGATTGTAATTATTCAAACTGGTAAAATGGGCGAGCCAATTAAAGCTTTACAACGGATGGCTAATGGCGAACAGAAGGACATCAACATCGAATCAGGCGATTTAGTCTTTATTACTACAACACCGTCAACTGCGATGGAAACTACAGTCGCTAAGACTCGTGACATGATTTACAGAGCCGACGCTGAAGTTAAGATGATTGCTGATGAAATGAATTCATCCGGAGATGCTAGTCAAAATGATTTACAACTATTAATAAACATTTTGAAGCCTAAGTTCTTTATTCCAGTGCAAGGTGAGTACCGCTTACTCGCTTCCCATGCCGGCTTGGCAAAACAACTAGGCTACAATGATAGTAATATCGTGATTCCAAATAAAGGCGACGTTATTTCAATCGATGACGATGAAATTTGGATCTCAGCTGGCCTTGACCTAGCTGATACCATGATTGACGGTAGCGGAATCGGTGACATTGGTAACATCGTTTTACGGGATCGTAAGGTCCTTTCAGAAGATGGGATATTTGTAGCCGTAGTTACAATTGATAGAAAGAAAAAACGAGTTATCTCTGCGCCGAAATTGACTTCGCGAGGCTTTGTTTACGTTAAGGCCAATAAAGATTTAATGAATGAAGCATCTGAAATTATTGAAAAAACGGTCAAAAATAACCTTGAGCATAAGGAATTTGACTGGAGTAATTTAAAACAGGATGTACGTGAAAGTCTAAGTGATTATCTATATCAACAAACTAAACGTCATCCAGTTATTCTTCCGGTTATTATGGAAGTTAACCAACACCATAAGCGGACAAATAAAAAACATTCTAAGAACAACAAGGCCGAAGAACTTGCTAAGGCAGAGAAAAAAGCTAACAATAATAAATAA
- the rpsO gene encoding 30S ribosomal protein S15, which produces MALTQSEKNEIIKKYARHEGDTGSAEVQIAVLTADINEINGHMRDHRKDFHSQRGLMKKIGHRRNLLAYLRNKDVSRYRDLIQSLGLRR; this is translated from the coding sequence ATGGCACTTACTCAAAGTGAAAAGAACGAAATCATCAAAAAATATGCTCGTCACGAAGGCGACACTGGATCAGCCGAAGTACAAATTGCTGTACTAACTGCTGACATCAACGAAATCAACGGTCACATGAGAGATCACCGTAAAGATTTCCATTCACAACGTGGTCTTATGAAGAAGATTGGTCACCGTCGTAACTTACTTGCTTACCTACGTAACAAGGACGTTTCACGCTACCGTGACCTTATCCAAAGCTTGGGTCTTCGTCGTTAA
- the rpsT gene encoding 30S ribosomal protein S20 has translation MPIIKSAIERVKTNEKAQERNASQLSKMRTAVKKFEKAQAAGSDDAKELYINAISAVDHAKSKGLIKANKAARDKSRLTKLAK, from the coding sequence ATGCCAATTATCAAATCAGCCATCGAACGTGTGAAGACTAACGAAAAAGCACAAGAAAGAAACGCTTCACAACTCAGCAAAATGAGAACTGCCGTTAAGAAGTTTGAAAAAGCTCAAGCTGCAGGTTCAGATGATGCCAAAGAACTTTACATCAACGCCATCAGTGCAGTTGACCACGCAAAGTCAAAGGGATTAATCAAAGCAAACAAAGCTGCTCGTGACAAGTCACGTTTAACTAAGTTAGCTAAATAA
- the holA gene encoding DNA polymerase III subunit delta has protein sequence MKYSEFTKQIKSGTVDRVYLIDGAQDYLSDKIKRTFTELIPEEERAMNMSTYDMEETPLSNAVEDAVSMPFFGEKRLVMISHPYFLTATKKKSKIDHDLDELIEYLQHPQESTIMVIFAAYEKLDARKKITKQIKKLATVVSIGNPTENEAKAIIKSEVAKAGCGIDDAALEKLLELTSGNLTKMMNEIPKLTIYNQQSKRIDSESVAALVSKSMEQNVFDLVNTVLAKQPTKSLDIYHQLLLENDEPIRINAVLIQQFRLLIQVMILKQHGYSQGNIASSLKVHPYRVKLALQSIRKFSYDELKTAYLGLVNIEREMKSSARSPELLFELFVVNFMKKTA, from the coding sequence ATGAAGTATTCTGAATTTACAAAGCAAATCAAAAGCGGCACCGTTGATCGGGTTTACCTTATTGATGGGGCACAGGACTACCTTTCAGATAAAATAAAGCGAACATTTACTGAGCTGATTCCTGAAGAAGAGCGAGCAATGAATATGTCAACTTACGATATGGAAGAAACACCATTGAGTAACGCTGTTGAGGACGCTGTTTCAATGCCTTTCTTCGGTGAGAAGCGGTTGGTGATGATTTCTCATCCATACTTTTTAACAGCTACCAAGAAAAAGTCAAAAATTGATCATGATTTGGATGAATTGATTGAGTACTTGCAACACCCGCAGGAATCTACAATTATGGTAATTTTTGCTGCTTATGAAAAATTAGATGCTAGAAAGAAAATTACTAAACAAATTAAGAAGCTAGCAACAGTTGTCAGTATCGGTAACCCAACTGAAAATGAAGCAAAAGCAATTATCAAGAGTGAGGTTGCAAAAGCTGGTTGCGGCATTGACGATGCTGCGCTTGAAAAACTACTTGAGTTAACATCTGGTAATCTGACAAAGATGATGAATGAAATCCCCAAGCTTACAATCTATAATCAACAATCCAAGCGGATCGATTCTGAATCTGTGGCTGCCCTTGTATCAAAGTCAATGGAACAAAACGTGTTCGATTTGGTTAACACCGTGTTAGCTAAGCAGCCAACTAAGTCATTAGATATATACCATCAGTTGTTGCTGGAAAACGACGAACCGATTAGAATCAATGCAGTTTTAATTCAACAGTTTAGATTATTGATTCAGGTGATGATTTTAAAACAGCACGGTTATTCTCAAGGGAACATTGCGTCTTCCTTAAAAGTGCATCCATATAGGGTCAAATTAGCGTTGCAATCAATTCGGAAGTTTTCATACGACGAATTGAAAACAGCGTACCTTGGACTTGTCAATATAGAGCGGGAGATGAAATCATCTGCCCGTTCTCCAGAATTATTGTTTGAACTTTTCGTGGTCAACTTTATGAAAAAGACAGCGTAA
- a CDS encoding DNA internalization-related competence protein ComEC/Rec2 produces the protein MQTVNSEIHETIRIFPDEIKLNGGQINLVANSHFDNKKRVYFSRLSSESQKLMIQRNNGPLFLTVVGKLEKFKPATNVNEFDTGLYYRHQGISSLVNVTNLTVVPAPAKIQINELPHALRTGLLCRTANYPPNIKRYCQALVIGVRDSDFYQEMTGSSKLGLLHVFSVSGMHVAFFLGLVERLLAGVKFPKRTSALLKIICLVVYFQFAGGSPGLFRAVIMAVLRQFAVLLGRDLSSLDSWSITLILQLFWLPEATYLLSVQLSYSLSLGIIATAKWKLFSKTVMLNMISLPILLENFYQWHILSILASLVFLPIFSVIIFPLVLAASVFGDLPIVISIAERIVSVFTASLNFCGELPGMIVFGKPGVWITIVLLVVTFWVTLSVHNSRRKLLLVGLSCMYLCTFIWIHFPMNGEVTMIDVGQGDSFLIRRPFNRRVTLIDTGGKVHFGERPWQRQSETYRAERIGINYLKSIGINTVDEILLSHQDADHCGDLPAYMKQLRVKRVVVPIGMNQNPSFIKRLKKAGTATELVPVSDKQNCLVGGLRILHPFVAGKGENHDSMVVFGNIGHQRWLFTGDLDQAGEIEVLQRYPNLKVDVLKAGHHGSKTSSAPDFIRTIKPRIALISAGRNNRYHHPNDETMQTLRCNRVKVINSQISGMVRYVYRNNRGRFVPTVNLKGS, from the coding sequence ATGCAGACTGTAAATTCCGAAATTCACGAAACAATCCGAATTTTTCCAGATGAGATAAAGTTGAATGGTGGGCAGATAAACCTTGTTGCCAACTCACATTTTGATAATAAGAAAAGGGTGTATTTTTCAAGGTTAAGCTCAGAATCACAAAAATTGATGATTCAAAGAAATAATGGGCCACTTTTCCTTACAGTTGTTGGTAAGCTTGAAAAGTTCAAACCAGCAACTAATGTTAATGAGTTTGATACTGGTCTGTACTATCGGCATCAGGGAATTAGTAGTCTAGTTAACGTTACGAACCTTACTGTTGTCCCTGCACCAGCAAAAATACAGATCAATGAACTGCCACATGCATTGCGAACGGGATTGCTATGTAGAACGGCAAACTATCCACCAAACATAAAGCGTTATTGCCAGGCATTGGTAATTGGTGTCAGAGATAGTGATTTTTATCAAGAAATGACTGGTAGTTCAAAACTAGGACTATTGCATGTCTTTTCTGTTTCGGGGATGCATGTTGCATTTTTTCTGGGGTTAGTCGAAAGACTATTAGCAGGGGTTAAATTTCCAAAACGAACGAGTGCATTATTAAAAATCATCTGTTTAGTGGTTTACTTTCAATTTGCTGGTGGTAGCCCTGGGTTATTTAGGGCGGTTATTATGGCAGTATTAAGACAATTTGCAGTGCTACTTGGCCGTGACCTATCGAGTTTAGACTCCTGGAGTATCACGTTAATTTTACAGCTGTTTTGGCTGCCAGAAGCTACCTATTTGCTTAGCGTTCAACTTAGTTACTCCTTGTCTCTAGGGATAATTGCCACTGCTAAGTGGAAACTATTTTCTAAGACAGTTATGTTAAACATGATATCCCTACCAATTTTGCTAGAAAATTTTTACCAGTGGCATATCCTGTCAATTCTTGCCAGTCTGGTATTTTTACCAATATTTTCCGTAATTATCTTCCCGTTAGTATTGGCTGCAAGTGTTTTTGGTGACCTGCCAATTGTGATATCTATTGCAGAAAGAATAGTGTCTGTGTTTACTGCTTCACTAAATTTTTGTGGGGAATTACCGGGAATGATTGTATTTGGAAAACCTGGAGTCTGGATAACGATTGTCTTGCTGGTCGTTACTTTCTGGGTTACTCTTAGTGTCCATAATTCACGTCGGAAACTACTGTTGGTTGGGTTATCTTGTATGTACTTGTGCACTTTTATTTGGATTCATTTTCCAATGAATGGTGAGGTCACGATGATTGATGTTGGTCAGGGAGACAGTTTCCTAATCAGACGTCCTTTCAATCGCCGAGTAACTCTTATCGATACGGGTGGAAAGGTGCACTTCGGTGAGCGACCGTGGCAACGACAGAGTGAAACTTATCGTGCCGAACGCATTGGAATTAATTATTTAAAGAGTATTGGAATCAATACGGTTGATGAAATTTTGCTAAGCCATCAGGATGCTGACCATTGTGGGGATTTACCAGCTTACATGAAGCAGTTACGGGTAAAAAGAGTAGTGGTTCCTATAGGTATGAATCAGAATCCTAGCTTTATTAAACGTTTGAAGAAAGCTGGAACTGCAACTGAGTTAGTTCCGGTTTCAGATAAGCAAAACTGTCTGGTTGGTGGGTTAAGAATTCTTCATCCGTTTGTTGCTGGTAAAGGTGAAAATCATGATTCAATGGTTGTTTTTGGCAATATTGGCCATCAAAGATGGCTGTTTACTGGTGATTTGGATCAGGCGGGTGAGATTGAAGTCTTGCAACGCTATCCCAACTTAAAAGTCGATGTATTAAAAGCTGGCCATCATGGAAGTAAAACGTCTTCTGCTCCGGATTTTATTAGGACGATTAAGCCTAGAATTGCGCTTATTTCTGCAGGAAGAAATAATCGTTATCATCATCCAAACGATGAAACGATGCAGACCTTGCGTTGTAATCGGGTGAAGGTTATTAATTCGCAAATTTCTGGTATGGTAAGATATGTTTATCGAAACAATCGCGGTCGGTTTGTTCCAACCGTAAATTTGAAGGGAAGCTAA
- a CDS encoding ComE operon protein 2 — protein sequence MDNRIKWDQYFMTQAVLLASRSTCERLSVGAVLVRDKRIIAGGYNGSVAGDAHCIDEGCYLVDGHCVRTIHAEMNAILQCAKFGERTDGAEVYVTDFPCLQCTKMLLQAGIKKINYLRNYHNDEYAQKLIKLKNIELNKIELTHEDLTKIPFDSYLSD from the coding sequence ATGGATAACCGAATCAAATGGGATCAATATTTTATGACCCAAGCAGTTTTATTAGCTTCACGGAGTACATGTGAGCGTCTATCTGTTGGCGCGGTGTTAGTGCGAGATAAACGGATTATTGCTGGAGGATACAACGGTTCAGTAGCAGGTGATGCTCACTGTATCGATGAAGGCTGCTACCTTGTTGATGGTCATTGTGTTAGAACGATTCACGCCGAGATGAACGCAATTTTGCAATGTGCAAAGTTTGGTGAGCGGACTGACGGTGCAGAAGTCTACGTCACTGATTTTCCTTGCCTACAATGTACTAAGATGTTGTTACAAGCAGGAATAAAAAAGATTAACTATCTACGTAACTACCACAATGATGAGTATGCTCAAAAATTAATCAAACTTAAAAACATTGAGCTGAATAAAATTGAATTAACTCATGAAGACCTAACCAAAATTCCGTTTGACTCCTATTTGTCTGATTAA
- a CDS encoding helix-hairpin-helix domain-containing protein: MDRIKEFIEDHLYQTIGGLALVSAILLLGLVFAVHGNTQSETSMQSDIVGSADSSTNLSTNEQSSSADEKTETSSQRTTNLSSGGHKQIYVDVKGAVRNPGVYQVNPNMRICDAVDLAGGFNKSADKKQVNLAQRLSDQQVVYIPIRGEIKGNQFKAGAGAPANPNQSEEVTAANDDGSSTTDSESGGNQINLNTADKTKLQELTGIGEKKADQIIAYRKEHGDFKKIEDLKEVPGFGDKTFANLKSSICV, from the coding sequence ATGGATAGGATCAAGGAATTTATTGAAGATCACTTGTATCAAACAATCGGCGGCCTTGCTTTAGTCAGTGCAATTCTTCTGCTGGGATTGGTTTTTGCAGTTCATGGTAACACTCAGTCAGAAACTTCAATGCAAAGTGATATTGTCGGTTCAGCAGACAGTTCTACCAATTTATCAACTAATGAACAATCAAGCTCGGCTGATGAAAAAACAGAGACGAGTTCACAACGAACCACCAACTTGTCTTCAGGCGGTCACAAACAAATTTATGTGGACGTAAAGGGAGCGGTTCGAAATCCTGGCGTTTATCAAGTTAATCCCAATATGCGAATTTGTGATGCAGTTGATCTAGCAGGTGGGTTTAACAAGTCTGCGGACAAGAAGCAAGTTAACTTAGCTCAACGACTTTCTGATCAGCAAGTGGTTTACATTCCGATTCGTGGTGAAATCAAGGGAAATCAGTTTAAGGCAGGAGCTGGTGCACCAGCAAATCCCAACCAATCGGAGGAAGTCACTGCAGCGAATGACGATGGCAGTTCTACCACCGATAGCGAATCCGGGGGCAACCAAATTAATTTGAACACTGCTGACAAAACTAAGTTGCAAGAACTCACCGGAATCGGTGAGAAAAAGGCGGATCAGATCATTGCATACAGAAAAGAACATGGAGATTTTAAGAAGATTGAAGATTTAAAAGAGGTTCCCGGATTTGGCGATAAAACATTTGCAAATTTAAAGTCGTCAATTTGCGTATAA
- a CDS encoding SepM family pheromone-processing serine protease yields MKKASSKRFIISLVVLILVILGITIPLPQYIEGPGEAFNLGKVVSIKNHPDDHKGQFLLTSVGIARARPFTYLYAKLAPHYSIESDDAVTSGQNETEYNKVQNFYMQSSIGEAIYTAYKHAHKQVTRKYRGIYVLNVSKKSKFKDALKVGDVVSKVDNHSFKTSNGFVNYVKKQKVGQKLTVQFIRNKRTHKITRKLIKIAKNRPGIGITLTDDVKVKTETPIKVNPGQVGGPSGGLMFSLQIYSQLTNQDLRHGNKVAGTGTINGDGYVGEIGGIDKKIITAKRAGAKVFLAPYVKPSKEILKLEPGHKTNYEVAKQTAKKYAPKMKVVPISTFSQAISYLKNN; encoded by the coding sequence ATGAAAAAAGCATCTTCAAAGCGATTTATAATCAGCTTGGTGGTATTGATTCTAGTGATTTTAGGGATTACCATACCACTGCCACAATACATAGAGGGGCCTGGAGAGGCATTTAACCTTGGTAAGGTAGTTTCTATTAAAAACCATCCAGACGACCATAAAGGGCAGTTTCTATTGACATCAGTGGGAATCGCAAGGGCGCGCCCCTTCACTTACCTTTATGCAAAGTTGGCACCCCATTACTCCATCGAATCTGATGACGCAGTAACCTCTGGCCAAAATGAAACTGAGTATAATAAAGTTCAAAATTTTTATATGCAAAGCTCAATTGGAGAGGCGATTTACACTGCCTACAAGCATGCTCATAAGCAAGTTACTCGGAAATATCGGGGCATATATGTGTTAAACGTGTCGAAAAAATCAAAATTTAAAGATGCGTTAAAAGTGGGTGACGTAGTCTCGAAGGTAGACAATCACTCATTCAAGACCTCTAATGGCTTTGTTAACTATGTTAAGAAGCAAAAAGTTGGTCAAAAACTAACGGTTCAGTTTATTAGAAATAAGCGAACCCACAAGATTACAAGAAAACTGATTAAGATTGCCAAGAATCGTCCTGGCATTGGGATTACTTTAACTGATGATGTGAAGGTTAAGACTGAAACCCCGATTAAGGTTAATCCTGGCCAAGTTGGGGGACCCTCTGGTGGCCTAATGTTTTCACTTCAAATCTATTCTCAGCTAACTAACCAAGATTTGCGGCACGGCAATAAGGTTGCGGGTACCGGAACCATTAATGGAGATGGGTATGTTGGTGAAATTGGCGGAATTGATAAGAAGATCATCACAGCAAAACGAGCTGGTGCTAAAGTATTCCTTGCCCCTTATGTTAAGCCTTCAAAAGAAATCCTAAAGTTGGAGCCTGGACATAAAACGAACTATGAAGTAGCGAAGCAAACAGCTAAAAAGTATGCACCTAAAATGAAAGTCGTACCGATTTCTACTTTTTCTCAAGCAATATCATATTTAAAAAATAATTAG
- the coaD gene encoding pantetheine-phosphate adenylyltransferase — protein sequence MIKTAVYAGSFDPITLGHVDVIKRAAKLFDKVLVVVSINTSKHTLFTIDERVDIVKGALADLTNVSVTKSEELTVNFAIKHQANFLVRGVRGSADIDSEISISDLNEQLASNIQTIFLPTSPNYRALSSTMIKEIARFNGDITKMVPENVATALRAKFE from the coding sequence ATGATAAAAACCGCAGTTTACGCTGGCAGTTTTGATCCAATTACGCTAGGTCACGTTGACGTAATTAAGCGAGCAGCTAAGCTATTTGATAAAGTGCTTGTTGTGGTTAGCATTAATACCAGCAAACACACGTTATTTACAATCGACGAACGGGTTGATATTGTTAAGGGAGCATTAGCTGACTTGACCAACGTTTCCGTCACTAAATCTGAAGAATTGACTGTAAATTTTGCAATTAAGCATCAGGCTAATTTCTTGGTCCGAGGTGTCCGGGGAAGCGCCGATATTGATAGTGAAATTTCAATTTCTGATTTGAACGAGCAACTAGCAAGTAACATCCAGACTATCTTTTTGCCAACAAGTCCTAACTACCGGGCTCTTTCATCGACGATGATCAAGGAAATTGCAAGATTCAATGGCGATATTACCAAAATGGTTCCGGAAAATGTAGCGACCGCTCTCCGGGCCAAATTCGAATAA
- the rsmD gene encoding 16S rRNA (guanine(966)-N(2))-methyltransferase RsmD — MRIISGKYGGIRLNPVKGDKTRPTTDKLKEAIFSMTGPYFDGGVFLDMFAGSGAVGMEAVSRGMDRAVLIDRSRQAIDTINENLAKLHDDSFDVIRGNSFSILDDLAAKNTKFDMVFIDPPYKQQKIMQVLDQLIDKELLSDAAVVIAETDNTVELPANYREFNELKRKNYGLTNLVIYKYEGELE, encoded by the coding sequence ATGAGAATTATTTCTGGTAAGTATGGTGGAATCAGACTTAACCCTGTTAAAGGTGATAAAACCAGACCAACTACCGATAAATTAAAAGAAGCAATCTTCAGCATGACTGGCCCTTACTTTGATGGTGGGGTGTTCCTAGACATGTTTGCCGGTTCGGGTGCGGTAGGGATGGAGGCAGTATCCAGGGGAATGGATCGTGCCGTGTTGATTGATCGTTCTCGACAAGCGATTGATACCATCAACGAAAATTTAGCTAAGTTACACGATGACAGTTTTGACGTTATTAGGGGCAATTCATTTAGCATCTTGGATGACCTTGCCGCTAAAAACACTAAGTTTGATATGGTCTTCATCGATCCTCCCTATAAGCAGCAAAAAATCATGCAGGTTTTAGATCAATTAATAGATAAAGAGTTGTTAAGTGACGCCGCAGTTGTAATTGCTGAAACAGATAATACAGTTGAACTTCCAGCAAATTATCGTGAATTTAATGAACTAAAACGGAAAAACTATGGTTTAACTAATTTGGTAATTTATAAATACGAAGGAGAACTCGAATGA
- a CDS encoding YlbG family protein, with translation MNFSLASRVELIVYLHSPRQVRSLNSFGKVVYFSKRLRYALLYVDVADKDEVVAKLNAKHFVKEVIESRQVELRDNALKSLSGKTEIEDDSEE, from the coding sequence TTGAATTTTTCATTAGCAAGTAGAGTTGAATTAATTGTATATCTCCATTCACCTAGGCAAGTTAGAAGCTTAAACTCGTTTGGAAAAGTGGTTTATTTTTCAAAAAGGTTGCGGTATGCTTTGTTGTACGTTGATGTGGCAGATAAAGATGAAGTAGTAGCAAAACTAAATGCAAAGCATTTTGTTAAAGAAGTGATTGAATCACGCCAGGTGGAATTGCGTGATAATGCATTAAAATCACTTTCTGGGAAAACTGAAATAGAGGATGATTCAGAAGAATGA
- a CDS encoding FtsW/RodA/SpoVE family cell cycle protein: protein MNRLKNLDYYIFLPYVIMCAVGIIMVYSASANIGAQNGGSPLSYLIKQSLFVGISLVIVVTMIAVNINKLKNKKLLSTIEILFMLVLLGLLLVGTTINGAAGWIRLGPINIQPAEFVKFFLIIRVANTIDTHQDELTGSFVDWLATMRGTFIRIGIIILLILLQPDSGGAAINFIIFFILLITSGMPFKRAMISLGGLIALIIVGVRFVLIPLSHTSLAEHSYQIQRIVAFTDPFSHAQGAGQQLVNSYYAISNGGLLGVGLGNSIQKTGYLPEPNTDFIMSVLTEELGVITALAIMGLLTLIVARTVLIGIRSDDTFQSLICYGVAAYLTVQTLFNIGGVVGALPITGVTFPFISYGGSSILTLSFCIGIVLNISARQRQTRLAENK, encoded by the coding sequence ATGAATCGTTTAAAAAACTTAGATTACTATATTTTCTTACCATATGTAATTATGTGTGCGGTGGGAATCATTATGGTATATTCAGCGAGTGCAAATATCGGGGCGCAAAATGGTGGCTCACCACTAAGTTACCTGATCAAACAAAGTTTGTTTGTGGGGATTAGTTTGGTGATTGTGGTTACCATGATTGCGGTAAATATCAACAAATTAAAAAATAAAAAGCTGTTGTCGACTATTGAAATTTTATTTATGTTAGTTTTGTTAGGCTTACTTTTAGTTGGAACAACTATCAATGGTGCAGCTGGGTGGATTAGATTAGGACCAATTAACATTCAACCTGCTGAATTTGTTAAGTTCTTCTTGATAATTAGGGTGGCAAATACGATTGACACTCATCAAGATGAGTTGACTGGCAGTTTTGTTGATTGGCTTGCAACCATGAGAGGAACCTTCATTAGAATTGGCATAATCATTCTTTTGATTCTGCTACAACCGGACTCAGGGGGGGCAGCGATTAACTTCATTATTTTCTTTATCCTCTTGATTACTAGTGGAATGCCATTTAAACGGGCAATGATTTCTCTTGGAGGATTGATTGCGTTAATTATTGTTGGGGTCAGATTTGTGTTGATTCCACTTTCACATACTAGTTTGGCAGAGCATTCGTACCAGATACAACGAATCGTGGCCTTCACAGATCCCTTTAGCCACGCTCAAGGAGCGGGGCAACAACTTGTTAATTCGTATTATGCAATTAGTAATGGCGGCCTTTTAGGGGTTGGACTGGGTAACAGTATTCAAAAGACTGGTTACTTACCAGAACCAAACACGGATTTCATTATGTCAGTATTGACTGAAGAACTTGGGGTGATCACTGCTCTTGCAATTATGGGATTGCTTACCTTGATTGTTGCTAGGACAGTTTTAATTGGAATCAGGAGTGATGATACTTTCCAGAGTTTGATATGCTATGGAGTCGCTGCCTATTTAACTGTGCAAACATTGTTCAATATTGGTGGAGTCGTTGGGGCTTTACCCATCACTGGAGTGACTTTCCCGTTTATTAGTTACGGTGGGTCAAGTATCTTAACCCTATCGTTTTGTATCGGTATTGTATTAAATATTAGTGCGCGGCAACGCCAAACACGGCTAGCAGAAAACAAGTGA